From a single Nicotiana tomentosiformis chromosome 2, ASM39032v3, whole genome shotgun sequence genomic region:
- the LOC104121133 gene encoding pentatricopeptide repeat-containing protein At1g11290, chloroplastic, whose product MSFPLLASSTTLPPPPLPAAIPGQPPSLAQRIHIPSHIYKHPTAILLELCTSMKELHQILPHIIKNGLYNEHLFETKLISLFTKYGSLNDATKVFEFAKLKVDPMYHTMLKAHTRQSTVDSSLSFYSRLRYDNVTPVIYNFGYLLKACADTSDVLKGKQVHAQLILHGFSDNLFAMTSVVNFYAKCGMVGDACKMFDRMPDRDLVCWNTVIAGYAQNGMSKRALELALRMHEEGCHRPDSVTVVSILPACAAIGSLRMGKSIHGYVYRNGFESLVNVLTSLVDMYAKCGSVGTARLVFDKIDSKTVVSLNAMIDGYARNGYYDEALIIFRRMLDEGFKPTNVTIMSTLHACAESRNLELGQFVHKLVNQLGLGSNVAVVNSLISMFCKCQRVDIAAGLFKNLTGKTLVSWNAMILGYAQNGCVMDALTLFCKMHLLNIKPDSFTMVSVVTALAELSVLRQAKWIHGFAIRTCLNRNVFAATALVDMYAKCGAVHIARKLFDIMDDRHVTTWNAMIDGYGTHGFGKEAVELFDEMRKGHVKPNDITFLCVISACSHSGFVDKGRNYFKIMREEYSLEPSMDHYGAMVDLLGRAGQLGEAWDFIDNMPVRPGLNVYGAMLGACKIHRNVELGEKAADKLFELDPDDGGYHVLLANMYATASMWHKVAKVRTMMERKGIQKTPGCSLVDLRNEVHTFYSGSTSHPQSEKIYAYLEKLLDRIKAAGYIPDTDSIHDVEDDVQEQLLKSHSEKLAISFGLLNTSAGTTIHIRKNLRVCGDCHSATKYISLVMKREIIVRDMHRFHHFKDGACSCGDYW is encoded by the coding sequence ATGAGTTTCCCGCTGTTAGCCAGCTCCACCACTCTACCACCACCACCGCTACCGGCGGCGATTCCCGGCCAGCCGCCGTCTCTAGCTCAAAGGATCCACATCCCATCACATATATATAAGCACCCAACAGCAATCCTTCTTGAGCTCTGCACTTCCATGAAAGAGCTTCACCAAATTCTCCCTCACATCATTAAAAATGGTCTTTATAACGAACACCTTTTTGAAACCAAATTAATCAGCTTATTTACCAAATATGGTAGCCTTAATGATGCCACTAAAGTCTTTGAATTTGCTAAACTCAAAGTTGACCCCATGTACCATACCATGCTTAAAGCTCATACTCGTCAATCTACTGTGGATTCATCTTTATCTTTTTACTCTCGTTTGAGATATGATAATGTAACTCCGGTAATTTACAATTTTGGGTATTTGTTAAAAGCTTGTGCAGATACTTCTGATGTTTTAAAGGGTAAACAGGTGCACGCCCAGTTGATTCTTCATGGATTTTCGGATAATTTGTTTGCAATGACTAGTGTAGTGAACTTTTATGCGAAATGTGGGATGGTTGGTGATGCATGTAAGATGTTTGATAGAATGCCAGATAGGGATTTGGTTTGTTGGAATACGGTTATCGCTGGGTATGCACAAAATGGGATGTCGAAGAGAGCGTTGGAGTTGGCTTTGAGGATGCATGAGGAAGGGTGTCATAGGCCGGATTCGGTTACGGTTGTGTCCATTTTGCCTGCTTGTGCTGCTATTGGGTCCTTGCGAATGGGGAAGTCGATCCATGGATATGTTTATAGAAATGGATTTGAGTCGCTTGTGAATGTCTTGACTTCTTTGGTTGATATGTATGCTAAATGTGGGTCGGTGGGTACTGCTAGGTTGGTTTTTGATAAGATTGATTCTAAGACGGTTGTATCGCTGAATGCTATGATAGATGGATATGCACGGAATGGATATTATGATGAAGCTCTTATTATCTTCCGGAGAATGTTGGATGAAGGATTCAAACCGACGAATGTGACTATTATGAGCACTTTACATGCATGTGCTGAATCAAGGAATCTCGAGCTTGGACAATTTGTTCACAAATTAGTCAACCAACTAGGTCTTGGTTCTAATGTTGCAGTTGTTAACTCATTGATTTCAATGTTCTGCAAGTGCCAAAGAGTGGATATTGCAGCTGGATTGTTTAAAAACTTGACAGGAAAAACACTTGTCTCATGGAATGCTATGATATTGGGCTATGCACAAAACGGGTGTGTAATGGATGCATTAACTCTTTTTTGTAAAATGCATCTGCTGAACATCAAACCCGACTCATTTACAATGGTGAGTGTTGTTACAGCTCTTGCTGAATTATCCGTATTGCGTCAAGCTAAGTGGATCCATGGATTTGCTATAAGGACTTGTTTGAACAGGAATGTTTTTGCAGCCACTGCACTTGTTGACATGTATGCGAAATGTGGAGCAGTTCACATAGCAAGAAAGCTATTTGACATAATGGATGATAGGCATGTTACAACATGGAATGCCATGATAGATGGATATGGCACGCATGGCTTTGGAAAGGAagctgttgaattatttgacgAAATGCGAAAGGGGCATGTAAAGCCTAATGACATAACATTTCTATGTGTCATCTCAGCTTGCAGCCACTCTGGCTTTGTAGATAAGGGGCGCAATTATTTCAAGATCATGAGGGAAGAATACAGCTTGGAGCCTTCAATGGACCATTATGGGGCAATGGTTGACCTACTTGGTCGAGCTGGTCAGCTCGGTGAAGCTTGGGACTTCATCGATAATATGCCTGTCAGACCAGGACTCAACGTCTATGGTGCAATGTTGGGAGCTTGCAAGATTCACAGAAATGTAGAGCTGGGGGAGAAGGCAGCAGACAAGCTATTTGAGCTAGATCCTGATGATGGTGGATATCATGTGCTTCTTGCTAATATGTATGCCACGGCTTCAATGTGGCATAAAGTTGCTAAAGTCAGAACTATGATGGAGAGAAAAGGTATTCAAAAGACACCTGGATGCAGTCTAGTTGATTTAAGAAACGAGGTCCACACATTCTACTCGGGAAGCACTAGCCATCCTCAGTCTGAGAAGATCTATGCTTACCTTGAGAAATTGCTTGATAGGATTAAAGCTGCTGGGTATATACCTGATACCGATTCAATTCACGATGTGGAAGATGATGTTCAGGAGCAATTGTTAAAGAGCCACAGTGAGAAGCTTGCTATTTCATTTGGGCTTTTAAATACAAGTGCTGGTACAACTATTCACATCAGGAAAAATCTTCGGGTTTGTGGGGACTGCCATAGTGCAACAAAGTACATCTCGCTTGTCATGAAACGAGAAATTATTGTACGTGATATGCACCGCTTCCACCATTTTAAGGATGGAGCCTGTTCATGTGGAGATTACTGGTGA
- the LOC104121132 gene encoding protein PLANT CADMIUM RESISTANCE 11: MDVMEKREVDEEGERLLEGVRVVDFDMLCSTVALQAQKGQWVKLNLNNGDEENVGYDYGGGAVLRMWEGELFCDSLEDRRIAIQSLCCPWYRFGKNMKRAGFGSCFVQGSIYLILSLVALLSMLAFIVTKKHCFLYIGGGFIISVGLYLGYHRTKMRNKFNIRGDSSLDDCIFHLTCPCCTLSQEARTLEMNNVQDGIWHGRGDTICIGSYSELGKTPLELSPPAIVSTKSPEP; this comes from the exons ATGGATGTGATGGAAAAGAGAGAAGTGGATGAAGAGGGAGAGAGGTTGTTGGAAGGGGTGAgggtggtggattttgatatGTTGTGTTCAACGGTGGCACTACAGGCACAAAAGGGACAGTGGGTGAAGTTGAATTTGAATAATGGGGATGAAGAAAATGTTGGTTATGATTACGGAGGAGGAGCTGTTTTGAGAATGTGGGAAGGCGAGCTTTTCTGTGACTCTCTTGAGGACCGTCGCATCGCTATTCAATCCCTTTG CTGCCCATGGTACAGATTTGGGAAGAATATGAAACGTGCTGGTTTTGGTTCCTGCTTTGTTCAg GGTTCTATTTATTTAATTCTCAGTCTTGTTGCTCTCCTAAGCATGCTAGCATTCATTGTCACAAAGAAGCACTGCTTTCTCTACATAGGCGGTGGTTTTATAATCTCAGTTGGATTATATTTGGGTTATCACCGCACAAAAATGAGAAACAAGTTCAATATCAGA GGCGATAGTTCTTTGGATGATTGCATCTTCCATTTGACCTGTCCATGTTGCACCTTATCTCAG GAAGCTAGAACATTAGAGATGAACAATGTCCAAGATGGCATTTGGCATGGTAGAGGTGATACCATATGCATAGGAAGTTATTCTGAACTTGGCAAGACTCCGTTGGAACTAAGTCCGCCTGCTATTGTGTCTACAAAGTCTCCTGAACCATAA